A genomic region of Catalinimonas niigatensis contains the following coding sequences:
- a CDS encoding TonB-dependent receptor domain-containing protein — MRELLLFLVMCFPILLWAQTNQAITGNVVDNESGEPVSYASVALFQTGKEQPITGTFTNEDGIFLVENIDNGTYDLLIQFVGYENHRIEDIKITSTTNELNVGAIKLLQASTQLEEVIVEAVEVKRPVETSLEGMTINPEQNLSNIGGSVVDILRNTPSIAVDQDGGITIRGSSSTNVLINGRNSALSEGLDGIPASAIESIEVVNNPGARYDAQGTGGVLNIKLKQGDESTLGTNGRVELTLGNRYRVNSSLNLNYQSKRFNVFGGYSYRRSPSIGTAINERTVMGENPQRLTQNRDIERNDNSHTVNYGFDYFLYKNKFSYEGVLESEDESNQEVMYTNIFDLDDNTVISNVRNNLETEEDFTLDNSFIYERLFDQKNREFRALISHSLRDDLEQQNTTTRSIDSEVEPLLQRVNADQTRQNLILQADYTQTFEKSKMEIGYKSTFRKLDNDYVFDNFINETEEWVMNTGVSNRFLYQEQVHALYGIYKHSFEKLEVSLGTRLEQTLIDTRLYNTGEENDQQYINPFPSIQGLYSITDNQSLKLTYSRRIDRPGSRSLNPFPDISDTLNIRMGNPNLQPEFIQSMEFGHKINFTNSDLTTTAFYRHTNGKVDWILTVDEQGISTRMPTNLLSGTDYGVEFIGTSTLSSWWDMNGSVSVFRSIIDGSNLNQGYTNDNYAWNAKLVSNMVLPWDLSFQMTGNYESPEVEAQGFDYARYYLDMSFQRKLFGDKASISLSIRDIFNTYEFGGENSTDEFESKFLYKRDTRRAYLSFQYNF; from the coding sequence ATGCGTGAGTTATTGCTCTTTTTGGTAATGTGTTTTCCCATTTTATTATGGGCCCAAACCAATCAGGCCATTACTGGAAATGTAGTTGATAATGAATCTGGTGAGCCTGTCTCTTATGCCAGCGTAGCTTTGTTCCAAACTGGTAAAGAACAGCCCATTACCGGTACTTTTACCAATGAGGATGGGATATTCTTAGTTGAAAATATCGACAATGGCACATATGACCTACTTATTCAGTTTGTTGGCTATGAAAACCATCGCATTGAAGATATAAAGATCACCTCTACTACAAATGAATTAAATGTCGGTGCAATCAAACTCTTACAGGCCTCGACCCAACTTGAAGAAGTGATTGTAGAGGCCGTAGAAGTGAAACGTCCGGTGGAAACTTCTCTGGAGGGGATGACTATCAATCCCGAACAGAACCTTTCAAATATTGGCGGTAGTGTGGTTGATATTTTAAGAAATACACCTTCTATCGCAGTAGACCAGGATGGAGGAATTACTATCCGGGGAAGCAGTTCAACTAATGTGTTGATCAATGGACGCAACTCTGCTTTGTCTGAAGGTTTGGATGGCATACCTGCTAGTGCGATTGAAAGTATTGAAGTAGTGAACAATCCCGGTGCAAGATATGATGCTCAGGGTACTGGCGGTGTACTGAATATTAAACTAAAGCAGGGTGACGAAAGTACTTTAGGAACCAATGGCCGAGTGGAACTTACCTTGGGCAACCGTTACCGGGTCAATTCTTCCCTGAATCTTAATTATCAGAGTAAGCGATTTAATGTATTTGGCGGATATAGCTACCGACGTTCTCCCAGTATTGGTACTGCCATTAACGAGCGTACAGTGATGGGTGAGAATCCACAACGGCTCACTCAAAATAGGGATATTGAGCGCAATGATAATAGCCATACCGTCAATTATGGATTTGACTACTTCCTGTATAAGAACAAATTCAGTTATGAAGGTGTACTTGAATCTGAAGATGAGAGCAATCAAGAAGTCATGTATACCAATATTTTTGATTTGGATGATAATACAGTGATCAGCAATGTACGCAATAACCTGGAGACTGAAGAAGACTTTACGCTCGATAATTCATTTATCTATGAAAGATTATTTGATCAGAAAAACCGAGAGTTTAGGGCACTGATCAGCCATTCCTTACGGGATGATCTTGAACAACAAAATACCACGACCCGCTCTATAGATTCAGAAGTTGAACCCCTGTTACAGAGAGTAAATGCCGACCAAACGCGTCAGAATTTGATTCTCCAGGCAGACTATACGCAGACTTTTGAGAAAAGTAAAATGGAAATTGGCTATAAGTCAACTTTCAGAAAACTAGACAATGACTATGTGTTTGACAACTTCATCAACGAAACTGAAGAATGGGTGATGAATACCGGTGTGAGCAACCGCTTTCTCTATCAGGAGCAGGTGCATGCCTTATATGGTATATATAAGCACTCATTTGAAAAGTTAGAAGTATCGCTGGGAACACGTCTGGAGCAAACCCTTATTGATACCCGATTATACAACACAGGTGAAGAGAATGATCAGCAATATATCAATCCATTTCCCAGCATACAGGGTTTGTATAGTATTACCGATAATCAATCTTTAAAGCTTACCTACAGCCGAAGAATTGACAGACCTGGTTCTCGTAGTCTAAATCCTTTTCCCGATATCTCCGATACTTTAAATATCCGTATGGGAAATCCAAACCTACAGCCTGAGTTTATCCAATCAATGGAGTTTGGGCACAAAATTAACTTTACAAATTCAGATTTGACCACCACCGCATTTTACCGTCATACCAATGGAAAGGTAGATTGGATTTTGACCGTAGATGAGCAGGGAATTTCTACCCGTATGCCCACCAATTTGCTCAGTGGTACTGATTATGGCGTAGAATTTATTGGAACTTCTACCCTTTCATCCTGGTGGGATATGAATGGGAGCGTATCGGTATTTCGTAGCATCATAGATGGTTCTAATCTCAACCAGGGATATACCAATGATAATTATGCCTGGAATGCCAAATTAGTTTCCAACATGGTTTTACCCTGGGATCTAAGTTTTCAGATGACAGGAAATTATGAGTCCCCGGAAGTGGAAGCACAGGGTTTTGATTACGCCCGCTATTATCTGGACATGAGTTTTCAAAGAAAGCTCTTCGGTGATAAAGCCAGTATCAGTTTGAGTATAAGGGATATTTTCAATACCTATGAGTTTGGAGGTGAAAACAGTACGGATGAATTTGAAAGCAAATTCTTGTACAAACGCGATACCCGCAGGGCGTACTTAAGTTTTCAGTACAACTTTTAG
- a CDS encoding (2Fe-2S)-binding protein — protein MAAFTIKVNGQQHQIDVAPDTPILWVLRDHLDLVGTKFGCGIAQCGACTIHFDGKAMRSCSLPVSSVGESEITTIEGLSEEADHALQTAWLEHDVPQCGYCQAGQIMNAASLLAKNPKPTDKEIEDAMNGNLCRCGTYLRIKAAIKTASQKMN, from the coding sequence ATGGCTGCTTTTACAATTAAGGTGAATGGACAACAGCATCAGATAGATGTCGCTCCTGATACGCCTATTCTTTGGGTGCTGCGTGATCACCTGGATTTGGTAGGGACAAAATTTGGTTGTGGTATTGCCCAATGCGGTGCATGTACGATCCATTTTGATGGTAAAGCCATGCGTTCATGTTCTCTCCCTGTCAGTAGTGTAGGTGAATCAGAAATCACTACCATTGAGGGCTTATCAGAAGAAGCAGATCATGCTTTGCAAACTGCATGGCTGGAGCATGATGTGCCTCAATGTGGTTATTGCCAGGCAGGACAGATTATGAATGCGGCATCTCTTCTGGCCAAAAACCCAAAGCCTACCGATAAGGAAATTGAGGACGCAATGAATGGTAACCTCTGTAGATGCGGTACTTATTTACGGATCAAAGCTGCAATCAAGACCGCTTCACAAAAGATGAATTAA
- a CDS encoding xanthine dehydrogenase family protein molybdopterin-binding subunit — protein sequence MTLIKTKFNRRSFLKVSSAAGGGMLLGFNWMVSAKPMTSPMDHVPLEWFDINAFIRISDTGTVTIMSPNPEIGQNVKTAMPMIVAEELDVDWKNVVVEQAPLDTSKYAHQIAGGSQSIRQGWQGLRMAGAAARRMLMETAAQQWKVPFSELTTEKGIISHKKSGKSIGYGEVATKASSIQVPEELELKDPKDFKLIGKATKNVDGRKIVTGKPLFGLDYKREGMLIAMIAHPPAFGMKIKDFDATRAKSMPGIKDVFKVQTAPSEKQWSDVNAFPELVAIVGESTWQVMKAKRALKVNWEVVSPAESSEDHNIALEQAIATAPGEPSRKDGDPEMAFKNAAKVIEKTYDAPFLPHNTMEPMNFFAHVTNDKAELMGPIQTPENLRKSASSLLGLPEDKISVGMTRMGGGFGRRLYGNFGLEAAAISKKAQAPIKLVYSREDDMSQGTYRPAYKIKYRAALDDNNVMTAFHVRGVGIHEGPAFANRYPAGTVPHYLAENKGVESNISTGAWRAPRSNFVAGAEQSFLDEVAEAAGKDPIDFRLELFDKAINNPVGKENDYDPARYAGVLKLVREKSGWDKEMPGVYRGVSAYFCHNSYVAQVVDVVMNDGKPKVKKVWCAVDCGIVVNPEGAINQVEGGIVDGIGHAMYGTITFKDGVADQSNFNNYHLIRSKEAPVEVETFFVENGIDPTGLGEPSLPPIIGALANALYKATGTRLYRQPFSQEPAVVG from the coding sequence ATGACCTTAATCAAAACAAAATTTAATAGAAGATCTTTCCTTAAAGTGTCGTCTGCTGCTGGTGGAGGCATGCTATTAGGATTCAATTGGATGGTTTCTGCCAAGCCCATGACCAGCCCAATGGATCATGTGCCTCTGGAATGGTTTGACATCAACGCTTTTATCAGGATTAGTGATACCGGCACTGTGACCATAATGTCGCCCAATCCTGAAATAGGGCAAAATGTAAAAACTGCCATGCCCATGATTGTCGCTGAAGAGTTAGATGTGGACTGGAAAAATGTGGTTGTTGAGCAGGCCCCTCTGGATACATCCAAGTACGCTCATCAAATTGCCGGGGGTAGCCAATCTATCCGGCAGGGGTGGCAGGGATTGAGAATGGCTGGTGCTGCTGCACGCAGAATGTTGATGGAAACTGCTGCCCAGCAATGGAAAGTCCCCTTTAGCGAACTGACTACTGAAAAAGGCATAATTTCTCACAAGAAATCCGGTAAATCCATTGGCTACGGTGAAGTTGCCACCAAGGCTTCCAGCATACAAGTTCCTGAGGAATTAGAGCTCAAAGATCCCAAAGATTTTAAATTGATAGGGAAGGCCACAAAAAATGTGGACGGCAGAAAAATCGTGACAGGAAAGCCTCTCTTTGGTCTGGATTACAAGCGCGAAGGTATGCTCATCGCCATGATTGCCCACCCTCCGGCCTTTGGCATGAAAATCAAAGATTTTGACGCTACCAGAGCCAAGTCCATGCCGGGTATCAAAGATGTCTTTAAAGTGCAGACCGCCCCTTCTGAGAAGCAATGGTCTGATGTCAATGCCTTCCCTGAACTTGTAGCTATCGTAGGAGAAAGTACCTGGCAGGTCATGAAAGCCAAAAGGGCTTTGAAGGTCAACTGGGAGGTAGTAAGTCCGGCTGAAAGTTCGGAAGATCATAATATTGCTCTGGAACAGGCGATAGCCACTGCCCCCGGCGAACCTTCAAGAAAAGATGGTGATCCGGAAATGGCATTTAAAAATGCCGCAAAAGTCATAGAAAAAACCTACGATGCTCCTTTTTTGCCTCATAACACTATGGAGCCTATGAATTTTTTCGCCCATGTGACTAACGATAAAGCTGAACTCATGGGGCCTATTCAGACGCCTGAAAACCTGAGAAAAAGCGCTTCCAGCCTTTTGGGTCTACCTGAAGACAAAATCTCGGTAGGTATGACTCGCATGGGTGGTGGTTTTGGTAGAAGACTGTATGGAAATTTTGGCCTGGAAGCAGCCGCAATCTCTAAAAAAGCACAGGCTCCCATCAAACTTGTCTACTCACGTGAAGATGATATGAGCCAGGGAACATACCGCCCTGCCTACAAAATTAAATACCGGGCTGCTCTGGATGACAATAATGTAATGACAGCCTTCCATGTAAGAGGAGTTGGTATTCATGAAGGTCCGGCTTTTGCCAACCGTTATCCGGCTGGAACAGTTCCTCATTATCTGGCAGAGAACAAAGGTGTGGAGTCCAATATCTCCACCGGAGCCTGGAGAGCACCCAGATCCAATTTTGTTGCGGGGGCTGAACAATCATTTCTGGATGAAGTAGCTGAAGCCGCAGGAAAAGATCCCATAGATTTCAGGCTGGAATTATTTGATAAAGCCATTAATAATCCTGTGGGTAAGGAAAATGATTATGATCCTGCACGCTACGCCGGTGTGCTGAAGCTGGTGAGAGAAAAATCTGGCTGGGATAAAGAGATGCCCGGTGTCTATCGCGGAGTTTCTGCCTATTTCTGTCATAATTCTTATGTAGCCCAGGTGGTGGATGTGGTGATGAATGATGGAAAACCTAAGGTTAAAAAAGTTTGGTGCGCAGTAGATTGTGGTATTGTGGTCAATCCGGAGGGTGCCATAAATCAGGTAGAAGGCGGTATTGTAGATGGCATAGGCCATGCCATGTATGGTACGATCACCTTCAAAGATGGGGTAGCTGATCAAAGCAACTTTAACAATTATCACTTGATTCGGAGCAAAGAAGCTCCCGTAGAAGTAGAAACCTTCTTTGTGGAAAATGGTATAGACCCCACAGGTTTGGGTGAACCCTCTTTACCTCCTATTATAGGCGCTTTGGCCAATGCTTTGTACAAAGCCACGGGTACGCGCTTGTATAGACAACCTTTTTCTCAGGAACCAGCAGTAGTTGGTTAG
- a CDS encoding DUF4256 domain-containing protein — translation MHSNKKKLLPEQHSALLSTLKARFEKNMNRHKNLEWAKIQAKLEVNQKKLWSLNEMESTGGEPDVVSYDKNTDEYIFYDCSAESPKGRRSICYDREGQDSRKEHQPENNALDMADAIGIALLTEEQYRELQKLGSFDLKTSSWVQTPSGIRKLGGALFCDRRYDNVFVYHNGASSYYSARGFRGLLRV, via the coding sequence ATGCATAGTAATAAGAAGAAGTTATTACCAGAACAACATTCAGCACTGCTTAGCACATTAAAAGCTCGTTTTGAGAAAAATATGAATCGCCATAAAAATCTTGAATGGGCTAAAATACAGGCAAAGCTGGAAGTAAATCAAAAAAAACTGTGGTCGCTCAATGAAATGGAAAGTACTGGCGGTGAACCGGATGTTGTGAGTTACGATAAAAATACAGATGAATATATTTTTTATGATTGTTCAGCAGAAAGTCCTAAAGGCCGCAGAAGTATTTGTTATGATCGTGAAGGGCAGGATTCAAGGAAAGAACATCAACCGGAAAATAACGCTTTGGATATGGCCGATGCCATAGGTATTGCGCTTTTGACGGAAGAACAGTATCGAGAGTTGCAGAAACTTGGCAGTTTTGACTTGAAAACGTCCAGTTGGGTACAAACACCTTCAGGTATTAGAAAACTCGGCGGAGCCCTCTTTTGTGATCGCCGCTATGACAATGTCTTTGTGTATCACAACGGTGCATCTTCTTATTATAGTGCCAGGGGTTTCCGTGGCTTGCTTAGGGTCTGA
- a CDS encoding DoxX family protein → MTKRNKFIYWISTIWLALGMLSTGIVQILKMEEEVANFRQLGYPGYLLTLIGVWKILGVIAVLIPRFPLPKEWAYAGFFFVMSGAIVSHIASADPLNEIFPPLLLLFLTVISWYFRPADRKMILVNQ, encoded by the coding sequence ATGACAAAGAGAAATAAATTCATCTATTGGATTTCCACCATTTGGCTTGCCTTAGGAATGCTGTCAACCGGAATAGTACAGATATTAAAAATGGAAGAAGAAGTTGCTAACTTTAGACAATTGGGCTATCCTGGCTATTTGCTAACCCTAATAGGTGTTTGGAAAATTCTGGGTGTGATCGCCGTGCTTATTCCCAGATTTCCATTACCCAAGGAATGGGCTTATGCGGGATTTTTCTTTGTCATGTCGGGAGCGATTGTTTCACATATCGCCTCAGCTGATCCCCTGAATGAAATATTTCCACCATTATTACTTCTCTTCCTGACTGTGATATCCTGGTATTTCAGACCTGCGGATAGAAAAATGATTTTGGTTAATCAATAA
- a CDS encoding SRPBCC family protein produces the protein MEPKTKINAENGKHDLMISREFDLPLGLLFKAYIEPDIVEQWMGTKVLKLESKQHGSYVFETTDPQGNKHRFNGVIHEFIPNQKITRTFEMENTSFPVQLEFLEFESLTDKTSNLNMHIVFRSVAYRDQMLKLPFAQGINMAHNRLQETVRLVRHSSQS, from the coding sequence ATGGAGCCAAAAACAAAGATCAATGCTGAAAATGGCAAACATGATTTAATGATAAGCAGAGAATTTGACTTGCCGTTGGGGTTACTTTTCAAAGCGTATATAGAACCTGACATTGTTGAGCAGTGGATGGGAACGAAAGTACTGAAACTGGAAAGTAAACAACATGGCAGTTACGTATTTGAAACGACCGATCCTCAAGGAAATAAACACAGGTTCAATGGGGTAATCCACGAGTTTATCCCAAACCAGAAAATTACACGGACATTTGAAATGGAGAATACCTCATTTCCGGTCCAGCTTGAGTTCTTAGAGTTTGAATCTCTTACTGACAAAACCAGCAATCTCAATATGCATATTGTTTTCAGATCAGTTGCATACAGAGACCAAATGCTGAAGTTACCTTTTGCTCAAGGCATCAATATGGCACATAATCGCTTACAAGAAACAGTTCGCCTGGTCAGACATTCCTCACAATCGTAA
- a CDS encoding ArsR/SmtB family transcription factor, producing the protein MNLRRDVFQAIADPTRRAILLLVASQSMTAGAIASNFDTARPTVSKHLQILTECELLEQEQNGREIHYHFNPQKIKEIADFIEPFRKMWDDRFNKLEATMKNYKSDK; encoded by the coding sequence ATGAATTTAAGACGAGATGTATTTCAGGCCATCGCAGACCCTACAAGGAGGGCTATCCTTCTGTTAGTGGCTTCACAATCCATGACCGCCGGTGCAATAGCCTCAAACTTTGACACTGCAAGACCTACCGTTTCAAAACACCTGCAAATTCTTACCGAATGCGAATTGCTTGAACAAGAGCAAAATGGCAGAGAAATTCACTATCACTTTAATCCCCAAAAGATCAAAGAAATAGCAGACTTTATAGAGCCATTCCGCAAAATGTGGGACGACAGGTTTAACAAACTGGAGGCCACCATGAAAAATTACAAATCAGATAAATAA
- a CDS encoding CPBP family intramembrane glutamic endopeptidase: MNKTFILGMSTLLIFGVGGYCIVEVIQKRSFAEVWLQGMGVPTQLGIGIGYGLLISLLALWIISRDFFKTEKMFYRQLISQLDLNIGGVLFLSLCAGIAEEIFFRAGLQPLLGLWLTSVLFVFIHGYLNPYNWRLSIYGAAMVFFIAGMGYLFQEVGLISAIAAHTVLDIVLFASLSGRNE, encoded by the coding sequence ATGAATAAAACTTTCATCCTTGGGATGAGTACGCTTCTTATTTTTGGTGTGGGAGGCTACTGTATAGTTGAAGTAATACAAAAACGTTCTTTTGCAGAAGTATGGCTACAGGGCATGGGTGTACCTACGCAGTTGGGTATCGGTATAGGTTATGGCCTGCTCATCTCTCTGCTGGCCCTTTGGATCATTAGCCGTGATTTTTTTAAGACAGAAAAGATGTTTTATCGCCAACTTATTTCTCAGTTGGATTTGAATATTGGAGGCGTCCTTTTCCTTTCTCTCTGTGCTGGTATTGCCGAAGAGATTTTCTTCAGAGCAGGATTACAACCTTTGTTAGGACTTTGGCTTACTTCTGTTTTATTTGTGTTCATTCATGGCTACCTGAATCCTTACAACTGGCGCCTTAGCATATATGGAGCAGCTATGGTGTTCTTTATTGCTGGCATGGGCTACCTCTTTCAAGAAGTAGGTCTGATTTCTGCCATAGCTGCGCACACAGTACTGGATATTGTATTATTTGCAAGCCTATCAGGCAGAAATGAGTAA
- a CDS encoding zinc-dependent alcohol dehydrogenase: MLAMNYRGPQRVRIDNKPMPEILHPQDAIVRVTRSCICGSDLHLYNGNVPDTRVGMTFGHEFIGVVEEVGSDVQKLKVGDNVLVPFNIACGKCAFCKQGLYGNCHESNPQATAVGGIFGYSHTAGGHEGGQAEYVRVPYADISPTVIPPGMDPDDAVMLTDVVPTGYQAAEMGGIQPGDTVVVFGAGPVGIMAAKCAWLFGAGRVIIIDQVEYRLEFARSYANCEAYNFRSLEDPVVFIKKTTDWMGADVCIDAVGAEAAGSAMQTFTGRKTLMQAGSATALFWAINSVKKGGIVSIVGVYGPTGNLIPIGNVVNKGITIRANQASVKRLLPKLIEHVQNGILNPKELITHRMPLEEVSDAYRIFSDKLDNCIKPVLIPPSAK; this comes from the coding sequence ATGTTGGCAATGAATTACCGTGGACCTCAAAGGGTTCGTATCGACAACAAACCCATGCCCGAAATACTACATCCTCAGGATGCCATTGTGCGGGTTACCCGATCTTGTATTTGTGGGTCAGATCTACATTTATATAATGGAAATGTGCCAGATACCCGTGTAGGCATGACCTTTGGCCATGAATTCATTGGGGTAGTGGAAGAAGTAGGTTCAGATGTGCAAAAGCTGAAAGTAGGAGACAATGTATTGGTTCCTTTCAACATAGCTTGTGGGAAGTGTGCTTTTTGTAAACAGGGGTTGTATGGTAACTGCCATGAATCCAATCCTCAGGCTACGGCGGTAGGAGGCATCTTTGGCTACTCACACACAGCTGGAGGACATGAAGGGGGACAAGCAGAATATGTACGTGTACCTTATGCGGATATAAGTCCCACAGTAATTCCGCCCGGCATGGACCCTGATGATGCTGTGATGTTAACCGATGTGGTGCCTACTGGCTATCAGGCTGCAGAAATGGGAGGCATACAACCAGGAGATACAGTGGTGGTATTTGGCGCTGGCCCCGTGGGCATTATGGCAGCCAAATGCGCCTGGTTATTTGGAGCAGGACGTGTCATCATCATTGATCAGGTAGAGTATCGGCTGGAATTTGCCCGGAGCTATGCTAACTGTGAAGCCTATAATTTTAGATCGCTGGAAGATCCGGTGGTGTTTATCAAGAAAACTACAGATTGGATGGGTGCGGATGTCTGTATTGATGCGGTGGGCGCAGAAGCAGCAGGTAGTGCCATGCAAACTTTTACCGGCCGTAAAACACTGATGCAGGCGGGTTCTGCCACAGCACTGTTTTGGGCTATCAATTCTGTAAAAAAAGGCGGGATCGTATCCATCGTGGGTGTATATGGACCTACGGGTAATCTTATTCCCATAGGGAATGTCGTCAATAAAGGTATCACTATCCGGGCTAATCAGGCCTCGGTGAAACGCCTGCTACCAAAGTTGATTGAGCACGTACAAAATGGTATCCTTAATCCTAAAGAGCTAATTACACACCGTATGCCGTTAGAAGAGGTCTCTGATGCCTATCGCATCTTTTCAGATAAGCTGGATAATTGTATCAAACCTGTACTGATTCCACCATCAGCCAAATAG
- a CDS encoding IS630 family transposase: MFRVGYSTHEQEEPSEVFKKIGYRWKRFRRWIKKKPSEAEKKRKTAEIKALLVLAGKELVDVYFVDEAGFSLTPYVPYGWQKIGDQVGIPTKKKQVANVLGLLNPLNKHLITYTAKDKEMINTEFMITRLDDLAEKIDKETMIVLDNAPWHRSKNFFGKLHQWQQQGLYVFHLPAYSPHMNLIETLWRKIKYEWLRPKDYNSKTALKRRLKEIFTSFANQSGKEIFDVNFSFNQFDLYTN, translated from the coding sequence ATATTCAGAGTTGGATATAGCACCCATGAGCAAGAGGAGCCTTCAGAGGTTTTTAAAAAAATTGGCTACCGCTGGAAGAGATTCAGAAGATGGATAAAGAAGAAGCCGTCAGAGGCTGAAAAGAAGCGCAAAACAGCAGAAATAAAGGCATTGCTTGTGCTAGCGGGAAAGGAGTTGGTAGATGTGTATTTTGTAGACGAAGCAGGTTTTAGTCTTACCCCATATGTTCCTTATGGGTGGCAGAAGATAGGTGATCAGGTGGGTATCCCTACTAAAAAGAAGCAGGTAGCTAATGTACTGGGCTTGCTTAACCCGCTCAACAAACACCTAATAACCTATACTGCCAAAGATAAAGAGATGATCAATACTGAATTTATGATTACAAGACTTGATGATCTTGCAGAGAAAATAGACAAAGAAACAATGATTGTGCTTGATAATGCCCCCTGGCATAGGAGCAAAAATTTCTTTGGAAAGTTGCACCAATGGCAGCAGCAGGGCTTGTATGTTTTTCATTTGCCTGCTTACAGTCCTCATATGAACCTCATTGAAACACTATGGAGAAAAATTAAGTACGAATGGCTCAGACCTAAAGATTACAATTCAAAAACAGCACTGAAAAGAAGGCTCAAGGAAATATTCACCAGCTTTGCCAATCAGTCAGGAAAAGAAATATTTGATGTCAACTTCTCTTTTAATCAATTTGATTTATACACTAATTAA
- a CDS encoding helix-turn-helix domain-containing protein: MSRKKRFVEALTDMEQYTLEQGFKYGPAPDFRQRCQILLLSYKGYEVKQIINMLDVSPHTVYSAMKSWREEGLGGLIRKKGQGRKATLQANNAQHVEVTHKAVEKHAQNSRQILEELYSELDIAPMSKRSLQRFLKKLATAGRDSEDG; encoded by the coding sequence ATGAGTAGGAAGAAGAGATTTGTAGAGGCATTAACAGATATGGAGCAGTACACACTGGAACAAGGCTTTAAGTACGGTCCTGCACCCGATTTTCGTCAGCGTTGTCAAATTTTGCTGTTGAGTTACAAAGGATATGAGGTTAAGCAAATCATAAACATGCTGGATGTATCTCCGCACACTGTGTATAGTGCGATGAAATCCTGGCGAGAAGAAGGCCTTGGTGGCCTGATCAGGAAAAAGGGGCAGGGCAGAAAAGCCACTTTACAGGCAAATAATGCTCAGCATGTGGAAGTTACGCATAAAGCAGTGGAGAAACATGCTCAGAACAGTAGGCAAATTTTAGAGGAGCTATATTCAGAGTTGGATATAGCACCCATGAGCAAGAGGAGCCTTCAGAGGTTTTTAAAAAAATTGGCTACCGCTGGAAGAGATTCAGAAGATGGATAA